The Cyclobacterium amurskyense genome contains the following window.
ATCCAGTGTTCCAGCCAATGAGGCCATTTCTCCATACCCCGCTCTCTTCTCAGAGGTTATGTGTTTAACAATTCCTTGATTGGTAGTTATTTCACCTTCCGCCACATTCCAACTTTGGGCTGCAGCCTGCACAATCAGTTTCCTTGCAGTAGCTCCCGCTGTACGTAAAGGAATCCAACCCTGCCTTATCCCCTGACTCCCCCCTGTAAACTGCCTGTCAAACCTTTCAGGATAAAAATCTGCCTGTTCAACGGTGACCATTTTCCAATCTACATCCAACTCTTCAGCCAACAACATAGGTAAAGAAGTTTTTACATTGGAGCCAAATTCAGGGTTGGGGTTAAATAGAGTAACCACCCCATTGTCTCCAATTTTAATATAACTATTCAATTCAAACCATTCATCCGGCATGGTCAGCACATCTTCCGACTTTGGTTGACAACCCGCTAGCCAACTAAAACTAAGCATCATACCTCCTCCGGCCAAGGCAGAAACTTTCAGGAATGATCTTCTATCTAATTTATTATCTGTAAAAGCCATAATTCTAATAGTTTAAGCGTTTTGGGAGGCAGTTTTAATTGCAGCTCTAATTCTCGTATAGGTTCCACATCGGCATATATTACCATTCATGGCCTGGTTAATCTCTTCATCATTTGGACTAGGGTTCTTCTTCAAAAGGGCTGAAGCTGACATGATTTGCCCTGCTTGACAATATCCGCATTGTGGTACATCATGTTCCATCCATGCTTTTTGAACGGGATGGTCTCCTTTCTCAGAAAGCCCTTCAATGGTTGTAATCTCAGCCTCTTCCACGGAAGATACTGGTAATTGACAAGCCCTTATAGCATTTCCATCCATATGAATGGTACAAGCACCACATTGGGCAATACCACAGCCAAATTTAGTTCCTACCAGATCCAAATGATCTCTCAAAACCCAAAGCATTGGTGTATTTGGGTCTACGTCTACCTGATGCAATTTCCCGTTAATTTTAAGCTTGAATTGTGCCATTAGTCTTTGTATTTGGTTCTAAATTAATGCTTTACAGCATTGAAATCAAATGGATATTTTTTTTTATCAACTTATACCTGAGTTCCTTCACATTATAAAAGCTGGTTTCAGCCATTCAATTGATTTATAAATGGTTGATCATAAAACCTCTTTCCTGTAGCCTTATACAAGGCATTGGCCACTGCTGCGAAAATAGGTGGATAGGCAGGCTCTCCTAAACCTGTAGGATCTTCGCCATTTTCTACAAAATAGGTGGCTATGGATTTGGGAGCTTCTTTCATTCGAATCATCCGGTATGTATCAAAATTGGATTTATTTATTACCCCATCCTCAATTCTTAGTTCCCCAAACATGGCTGTCCCAATTCCATCAATTACTGCCCCTTCACAAAGATTTCTTGCTGCATCCGGGTTTACAACAATTCCACAATCTATCACATTTGTCACCTTCTCAAAGTGAACTTCACCATTTATTATCTTCAAATCAACTACCTGAGCAGCATAACTATTGTGGCAATAATAAGCTGAAACACCTTGATGCACTCCTTCAGGAGCATTTCCCCAGTTTGCCTTTTTCTTCACCATTTCTAAAACCTTGGCATAACGTTCCGGATTGTAATCGTTATTATCACCCACAGGGTTTTCCTTTGCCCTTTGTAACAATTTCAATCGAAACGCTATAGGGTCCTGCCCCGATACTTCCGCGATTTCATCTAAAAATGATTGCTCCACGCAAGCCATAAAATTTGACCTGGGTGCACGAAAGGAACCGGTGGTAATATTTGAAGCTACTTCCCAACCTTCAGCTAAATAGTTGGGCACAGCTCCTGCGGGAAATCTATTGGCGTACAATGGATTTTCAGGTAAGCCGCCAGCATTGACATGAAAAGCTACCAATTCATTTTTGATGTTAAATCCTGCACGATAGGTAGCTTGGTAGCGGGACCGGTATACTCCTGCAGTCATTTCGTCTTCCCTATTGTAAAGAAGTTTTATAGGCATGCCTGTTTTTTGGGAAATCACTGCTGCTTCAATTAACCAATGGGCATAAGATCTGCGCCCATAGCCCCCTCCAAGTCTTGTCATGGATATTTCAATATTTTCAATAGGGATCCCTAGCCTGTCAGCAAGTGCCTGTTCCGTTAATTCAGGCTTCTGTAAAGGCCCTGCACAAAACACCTTATCACCTTGAACATGGGCAAAAAAATTCATAGGTTCCATACAGTTGTGAGCCAGAAATGGCCCGGAAAAACTTCGTTCAATTACCCTAGTAGCTTTTTCGAATTCTTTTATAGGATCACCATCCATCCTTTGTTTCTGAGGGCTCATGGCGGCATGCCTCATTTTATGTTCCTGCTCGGCACTATTCTCCAATCCTTCAGGAACCACTCTTACTCCGGCTCTACCAAACATGTCACGTTTTTCTTCAAAACCTTTCTGAATTTCCCATGAAACTGTAACAGCTTTTTTGGCCTGTTGAACTTGCCAAGTACTAACTCCAACCACAGCAATAAGATCTGTAAATTGAACGGTGTCAAAGAAAGTTCTTTTATAATCAACCTGAAGGGATTTAATGGCAAATACGTCCTTTATTCCCGGCATTGCACGCGCTCGATTGGCGTCAAAAGATTTCAATTTCTTGCCAATGGCCGGCGGATGAATAATCATCGCATAAAGCATTCCCGGTTTTTTGAAATCTATGCCGAAAAGCGGTTTTCCTGTTATAATTTTATGTAGATCAACGTTCTTTTTAGAAGTTCCAATAATTCTAAAATCCTGGACTTCCTTTAATTTAACATCTTCCGGTATGGGTATAGTGGCTGCCAATGCGGCTAAACTCCCATAGTCTGCTTTTCTTTTTCCTGAAATATCCAACACAAAACCGGAAGCTGTTTTAATTTCACTATCAGGAATATCCCAGGTTTTTGCAGCTGCTAAGATTAACATCCGGCGTGCAGTGGCTCCTGCCGTTCGCAATGCTTTCCAACCGGTACGAATAGCCTGGCTTCCCCCAATAAATTGCCGTGTAAAATTGTCCGTATCTAAAGGGGCTTGTTCTACAATAACTTTGTTCCAATCGACATCAAGCTCCTCGGCTATAATCATCGGCATAGAGGTCTTTACATTTTGTCCACCTTCGGGATTGGGAGACATCAAAGTGATACTTCCATTTTCTCCGATTCGAATGTAACCATTCAACCTGAACCAGTTTTTTGGCATAACTAGGCTTTCTTCCTCTTTAGGTTTACAGCTGACAATCCAGCTGAAACTCAAAGCCATCCCTCCTCCGGCTAAAGCCGAAATTTTCAGAAATGACCTTCTGTTGAAGATGCTAGCAGGCCTAGGCATGTCTTTTTATTTTATAGGTAATATAAATAATTAAGTTACTCATTTTCAGCCCTAAAAACTAACATTCGATCATTTTCCCATGGGACTATTGTTCATGAAATGAAGAAACAGAAGTGAATATTTGTAGGCTTTCCAACCATTTATTTACTGCTTGTCTTACTTCCGTTTCTTTTTCACCTTCCATAACATATAAAATACCATCGCGCTCTATGCCTCCTTGAGTGGAGAAACCTTTCAATACATGGCTTTTAGGGCAAAACTTTTTTACAGTTTCGAAACTACTTCCAATGCCAAAACCTGCATTGGTATTAAATGGAATCACTGTTTTAGCTTCAAAGTCATTTTCACTAAGAAAAGTTTTCATAGGTGGTGGAAGTTGCATCCCCCAAGTAGGAAAACCTACATAGATGATCTCATATTCTTTAAGACTAATTTTTGTTTTCAGATGTGGCAAAATATTTTCTTCATTTTCCTTTGCCACCTGAGCAACAACAGCATCATACCCTTTCGGATAAGGGGTTTCAAGTTTTAAACTTACAAGTTTTCCACCAACTTTTTCATGAATCATTTCGGCTACAGCTTTGGTATTATTGGTCCGTGAAAAATAGACAATCAGGATTTTGTTAGCATGCACTTCATCAACATAATTCATGAATTCAGATTGAGTTTGGCCCAAGCAACTCAGAGAATAAAAGGTGAAAATAAGCAACAGATTTAATCTCATTAGTTTAGTAAGTTAGTGGTTGCCTGCTCCAATCAATTTGGTAAAAGAGAGGGCAGCCAACTTCCAGCCATCTGCTTTTTTTATATATACCTCAGTGACTTCAAATGGGTTGGTAACTTCATTCCCACCCACCTCTGCAGTCAGGGTGATTCGATTCAGTAAAATGGCCGTATCGTTTATTAATTTTACAGAAACCTTATGTATTTCGGCATTTTTATACCAAATGCCACCACTACGAATAATATCCACTTCACGCTCCTTCCCCCAAGAACCTCCCATATGAACGAACACCGCTTTATCATCAAAGAGTTCAGCCAATTTATCACCCTCCTTCTCTGCCATCCACTGCCATTTGTTTTTAGAAAGTTCGATGATTTCTTGTTCCGTTTCTTCCTCTTGACCAAAGGCAAATGGTGAGGTCAGCAATAGGATTATTAATCCAAAAATCGTCCTTTTCATAGGTATAATAAGTAGAGTTAATGTTCAATTTCGTGGGTATCTCTAACACTGCTAAAGGTAAAAACCAGCATTTTCCAGTCCTCTCCCTGCTTTTCATACACTTCTGTTACTGTAAATTCATTTTCTACATCATTTCCTCGAACAAAAGCGGTCAAAGTGATTCTGTTCCATACTACTGCAATGTTACCTGAAAGCTCTACCACTGAATCATGAACTTCAGCATTTTTATACCAGATGCTTCCCGTTTCAATAATCTCCAATTCACGATCTTTTTTCCAGCTTCCACTCATATGGACAAACCTAGCCTTATCGTCAAAGAGATCATCCAGTTTCGACACTTCCTTTTCAGCCATCCATTGCCACTTGTCCATAGAGAGTTTTTTTATTTCCTGCTCTATGGCAGATTGAGCAAAAGTGATGGAATTGCATATAAAAATAAGACCAAACAGGCATAAGTACTTTTTCATTTAAATCTGGGTTTTGATAATTAATTTTTTATTCCTGGAAATAATAAAAGCCATTCATTCATTACGAATAGACAAAAAAATTTCTAAATATTTAACCCAAATCAATAGAATGCATGGTTCTCTCATCCGAATGTCAAATTTGATCTACGAATGAATAGGGCTTCTATTAAAGCATGATCGGCAGGTGTTGGCATTACCACTTATTGGATTAAAAACACCTACTGTAGATCAGTACTGTCCTTTGGATGATTACTATAAAATTGTGTTATTTAAAAAGCTATATTTCCAGAATGAAAAATAATTTTATTTCGCGACCGGCCTTCTATGTGCTGCATGTCTTTTTTTGGCTATGCTATGGGACGATTCTGTACGCCTCCTTAGGCAATTGGATCAATTCTTCTCGGGAAATTTCGAGAGCGGTAGTTTCTGATGTCTTAACTTCCTCGGCCATTGCCTATTTGAATTATTACCTTCTACTTCCAAAACTTTATAAAAAAGGGAAATATACTGGATACATTTTGGCTTCCATTGCAGTGGTCGTTACCATAGTCTTACTGAGGGTAAACCTGTTAGGAATGACCCACAGGTCTGTAACCTATACCTACTTTATTCGATCAGTACCTGCCTTTGGCTTTTACCTTATCACCACCGTCATTTGGTTTTTTGCCAATATGATATCAGCGCAGCGAAATGAAATTGAACTTAGAAACAGTCAATTAGCAACTGAGTTGAAGTTTCTAAAACTTCAATTAAGTCCACATTTTCTTTTCAACACCTTGAATAATATTTATTCAATGGCTTATTTCAAGGAAAACAATACCGCTCCGGCGATTATGAAACTTTCCGAGATGATGCGACATATGCTTTATGAAGACCAAGGGCGGTATGTTTCACTTTCCAGAGAAATCAAATTCATGGAAAATTTCATTGAATTATGGAGGTTAAAACTGGATGAAAAGCCACGGATTACGTTTAATTATGAAGGGGTATTGGAAAGGCATAGGGTTGCCCATTTGATTTTTTTGGTTTTCCTTGAGAATGCCTTTAAGCATGGCAATACCATAGACGGAAGGATAGCAATAAAGCTTAGGATAGATGCAGAAGACATCCTTCACTATTACATTAGAAATGATGTGATCCTTGCCCGTAAGACAGCTGAGGAAGAAAGTGGGGTTGGCCTCCTGAATGTAGAAAAAAGGCTAAACCTAATTTACCCGAGCAAACACGAGTTGATATTAAATCAAAATAACACCTCCTTTGAAGTAAAATTAACCCTGGATCTAAAATGAAATACCATATTCTTATCGTAGACGACGAGCCTCCTGCCAGAAAATTACTTATGGACTATGTTTCCAAACTTGCTGATTTAGAATTGGTGGGTCTTTGCAGCAACGGCGAAGAGGCCTTAGGGGTATTAAAGAAGTATCCTGTAGATATTCTATTGCTGGACATCCGCATGCCATTGATGACAGGTATGGATTTATTGAATGAAATTAGTAACAAGCCATTAACAATTTTTGTGACAGCCTATGAGGAATATGCAGTAAAAGGCTATGAATTGGATGTGATTGATTACCTGATGAAGCCAGTTTCATTCGAGCGTTTTAAAAAAGCCATTGAAAAGGCCATTGAATACCTGTCAGTACAAATTACAACCAAGCCAGCCAAAGAAACCACAGACTATTTTTTTATAAAAACAGATACCCGCATTGTCAAAATTAGGTATGAGGAAGTTCAAGCCATAGAAGCCCAAAGAGAATACATCAAAATCATCACCCCAAACAGGAAAGTTATGTCTTTGATTTCCCTTACAAATGTAGCCCATGGTTTACCGGAGAATTTTGTTCGCATCCACCGTTCATTTATTATCAATATGAGCCAAATTGATGAAGTTCAATCCAATGAAATTTTGATAGGAAAATCCTATTATCCCATTAGCAGGAATTACCGAGAAGCATTTTTCAAAAAACTGGAAGAAAGAAGGTTGTAATCATAAAGTATCAATTTGTTTTCCGGCGCTTTTCAGTTTACCTGAAGTACATACCCCCTACCTCGAATATTTTTGAGTTGAATATTCGGATCTTGCAATAGCTTTTTGCGAAGTTTGGAGACAAACATATCCAGGCTTCTGCCCACAAATACCCCCTCATCTTCCCATATTTCTTTTAGCAGGTGGTCTCTCTCAAGCATTTCGTTTGGGTGCAAGGCAAATAGGGTTAGCAACTTATTTTCTTTTTGGGAAAGTTGGATTTCCTCTGTTCCAATTTTCAAAAGCTGTTTACTGTGATACAGTTCAAACTTCCCGATACCCACGGATTGACTATTGCCCATGTGCTTACTCTTGCTGGGCTTAAGTGCATTTTTATTGTATATCAACAAAAAGCCAAAGGCCAAAATCCCAATGATGATCGGTACAGAAAAGTTGGATACCCTCATTGTATTGTGATCAAACCGGATTTTGATGCTATAGCAATCTTTTGGCTGCAAACGTCCCTGACATGGAATTAGGGTTTTGTCTTTGTGACTGGACATTTGATAACTGTAAACAACCTGATTCTCTATGCATTCCACAACATTAACTTGGTATTTACCTTCTGCTTTTTTGCCCACCAAGCCTTCCCCCAAACCCTTATGGATAACTTTAACCAAACTGTCCGGGTCAAATTGGAAAGGGTTTTCAAATACAATACTATATTCACTCTCGCTGATTCTCTTGATTGGCAAAACCCTAGAAGTGCTATCTCCTGAGGCAAGCAAGATTTGGTGCCCCACATTCCTCAACCTGATTTCTCTGTTTTCTGCAAAATCATCTGACTTCCATGGCCACAGAAGGATCATGGTAAAAATCATGGTGAATATTCCGATTCCGGCAGGTTGTATCAGTTTTTTCATTACTCAAATATAAGGTTAAATAGAAGTCATCTTTCAATTTTACCTTGATTTACAATCTTTTTACATTCTATTTACCATCTTGACTTTGGATAGCTTTAGGTTTGGACCTGCTTAACAAATAAAAAATGAAAAAACACTTAAGATTATTTTCCTGGCTAATGCTGTTGGTTTTTAACACTTCATGTAAAGATCAAGTTAAAAATGACCAAGAAAAAAACCAATCCAATTTCCAAAGCAATAATTCAAACACTTCCAACGCTCCTAATTCAATTGTACGTAATATAGTGCAAGATGGCAAAGGCAACATTTGGATGGCTACCTGGGAAGGGGTGTTTCGGTATGATGGAAAGTCTTTTACCAATGTAACAAAGCAAGTAAGTTCAGCTCGCTTCTTTTCAGTTTTGGAAGACAGCAAAGGCAATATGTGGTTTGGAAGTATTGGATCAGGTGTATATTATTTTGATGGAAAAGACTTTCAAAATTTCACAACCAAGGAAGGGCTTCCGAATAATGAGATTACCAGCATTTATGAGGACAAAGCCGGCAACATTTGGCTTGGCACAAATGGGGGCATAAGCCTGTACAATGGGAAATCATTTCAGAATTTTATATTGGCTGAAGATAATATAGTTGAAGATAATACGGGAAAAACTGTTCCGGATTTTACACGTCCCTCTAACGAAGTCAATTCTATCATTGAAGACAAAACGGGCAAATATTGGTTTGCCACAAGGGGCAACACCTATCTTTATAACGGAAAAACATTTACCATTGTAAGCCATAAGGAGAAGCCGTTTACCAATGTTCGATCTATCATTCAAGATAAAAAAGGAAACATTTGGCTTGGGGGAAATGATGGCCTATGGCGCTACGACCCTTCGACTTCGCTTAGGGCTGGTGCGGGTGAGTTTACCAACATCAGCAAAAATTTTATTGGATACATTCATGAGGATGAAAAAGGAAATATTTGGACAAGTTCACAAACCATCGAAGGATCCTGGGTACCTACACTTTACTATTCCAATACCTTTCTAAACAAAAAACCTTCTGCAACCTTAATAAATACAAAAGAAATAAAGATACTTTTCGGGATCCTAGCAGCCAAGGATGGCAGTATTTGGTTCGGTTCGGAGGGAGTATATCGATACAACAGAAAAACCATAACCGATTTTAGAAGTAAATAGGTCCCAAAACATGGCATACTGGGTGTAGGCAACTACACCCTGTTACCCTACCATTTTGCAATCGAAAAGTGGAATGAATTGATAATAATTCACGGCTATTTAACCTTGTAATCTTACAAAAATACTGACATTAGTAAACTCCTCTTTTATTCCCAACTGATGCATCCAGCGAATCTATTCACTTTCCATTCAACACTGCTTCGAAACCAAAAAACTACCGAGAGGTGATTTACAACCTCCACTTAATCAATGATTTCGGTAGACCTAGGACTATCTTTTATTCAATATGTCTTTTATTCACATTAAGGACTTTCCGACACATCTATAAGAATAATAGCAAGCGCCCGTTTTAGGGGAATGACTTTTTGCTTGATAGTGATGAAAATCGCAACTTTTAATCCGGTAGCATGTTGGCGGGTTGGCTATTATGGTTTGGGTAGAGCGTTTGGGGACGGTTTATGAATCAAGTTTAGCAAGGTCATCTTTATTTGGCCACAAAAGCAATACTTCTAACCTTTCAGCATTGTAGCTATAAAAAAGTGTATTGTGAGGACTTAATTGGAACTCTCTTGCTCCTTCTTTCCTTTCAGATTACTTAAAACTTTGAGGGGATTGACTTATTTGTTTTAGTGCGTCTTCTATGCGTTAGAAGAATTTCTTTATTTCTTTTTCGGTCCAGTTTTCTTCCAGATAGTCAACAATTCTGTCCAACTGGTTCTCGCTTCTTCAGACCAAACTATTTCTAAAGCCATTTTTCATATCTTTTTCGCACCTCCCTATGAGGTTTCACCTTGCCTTCCCTAACTTGTTGCATGGCTTTTTCCAACTTCACTTCAAGCTCTGACTCTTCCTTTAGCATTTCTTCTATTTTTGCTAATTGCTCATCAGAAGATTGCATTACTTTTTGTATGATTTTGTATTTCCTAGTCCATATGTTCATGGTACTGGTAATTAATAACCCATAGTAAATATAACATTTATTATCATTTTTAGATTCAATCGCTTATTAAAGCATGATTTCTTTCTATCGTTTATTTGAGGCATTCGGTTTTGACTGATGGATGGATGTAATCACAAGAAAATCATTCTTTTGAGAATTTGGCATAGTATCGCTTCGGTGAAATGGAAAATAAAAACGAAGTAACTTATTTTCCATTTCACCACTTAATAGAAGGTCAATTTCTAATTTAGGGTTATTTCCCTACAGCCTTCTCAATACCTTATTTCCCACATCCAAGCTCTCCTGCTTTCGATGGAAGTTTGGATAAACTCCCGAGCTATGTCTAGATATTCAGTACCTGATACTTCTCTCCCTCTCATTCTCTTTGGCAGGGAGATGATTTCTTCAGGTTCTCCAAAAGTGATTTTCTCGGCTTCTACGATGAGCATACCATCATTAATATCATAAGCCAAAATCAAACCTGGAAGCCCGAATTGCTCCTCCGGACCCGTTGGAACGGGGATATCTGAGGCGAACCAAGCAGTGATCTTTTGGCCTTTAATGCTGTCTTCAGACACAGCTTTCATGCACATGTGACCCAGTATATCACGTATTTCGTTCATTACTCTCCATTTTGGAGTATTTAAGCTGTCACGGACGATGTAAGTTTTGCCCATTTGATCCATGTATTTCAAATAGGTCTGGTCTTCAAAATTGTTTTCAATGAAATAGTCTTTTACCTGCCAAGAGTAGCTTTGGACTTGATAGGGTTCTCCAAATGTATAAAGACTTTTTTCCGGCCAAAACTGAAGTTTCATCCGAGTACTATAGCCTTCAGGATTACTCCAAGTGAGTAGGATCCTATCCTTTTCTTGCTCAGTAATGTGAGGCAAATTGGAGTATATTTTATCATAGAATATCCGGTAGCGATATTCTACCTCTCCTACTATATTTTGGGCTTTTAGACCTGTAGAAATTAATAATAGGATAAGGATCTTTAGGCATTTTAATTTCATTGTTTTAATGTTTTAAGAATTGGCTGAATCAGAATATGTGAAATAGATTTGCAAAATACACCAGCATTCAAACCTATTTAACTATATATAACATTGTAAATTAGAAAGAATCAACTTTTTCACTCAAAAGCCAGAGGATTTATATCGCTTAAAAAGCAAATATAAATTAAATCACAACTACTATTGATCATGCCCAAACGGTAAACTTAATTTTCCATTTAAGAAGCTGACCTTATTTATTTAGCGACTATAGAATCTTCCCAATTACTCCACTATCTACGTTTTTTCACTTCTATTCCCCGCATATTGTACGTTACTCCGAGTAAGAAATACCTTGATAGTGTTTCAATCCTACCGGTGGAAACGTAATTTTGACCTGCATATTGGCTGATGGTTTGATTTTGCTTGAAGACGTCATAAGCGGATAGCCTGACTTCCCATTTTTTAGCCTTGCCGAGTAGTTTATAGACGAATGCATTAAGAATAGGTACTTCTTGATCAAATCCAAAACTTTCGTTCTTATATCGGTTATAGTTGAATTTTACATCTAAATAAAAATCTTTGGGGAATTTTAGGTTCATATTACTATAAGCACTCCAATTTATTATGTCTTGGTTTCGGGACGGATTCTGTTCGTATTTTGTTTTGCTAAGCCTGAAGGATGACCCGGTATATAAGCTAAACCATTCTAAAGGTGTCAGATTGAAATTAACCCCAAAGTTATTGCCGGAAGTTTGGGTCTCTGTCTCCACTGAGTTGATGAGGGCAAGGCTTTTAGTATAGGAGGGATTTGCATATAAGTATGCGGAAGCCTTGGTTTTTACGATAGGAAAACCAAAACCTAAATAAGGGTTAAAACGCTGCCCTCCTGAAACATTGCCAGCCTTGTAGGTAGTGACAAAGGTTTCCGGGTCTATGGTTTGATTTTGAACTACTTGATTCTGATAGAATGTTGAATTGAATGAAACCCGCAAATTTATAAATGAAACAGGATCATACATGCTATACCCAGTATTGAATGAATGGGATACCTGAGGCTCTAAATCAGGATTTCCTTCTCTTATATACAATGGGTTAGAAATGTCCTTGTATGGCTGCAAGTCGGCGATATTTGGGGGATTGACGCCCATGTTATAACCTGCGCTGATGCGCTTGTTCCCTTTCATTGTTTTATAGAAAGTTACATTAGGTGTTAAATTGAGGTAACTCTTGTTCACTCGGCCCAATATCTCACTATCCTTTAAGACTGAAAATTGTCCATTTAGCCGATAGTTGGAAGCGGCTAACCCAACGCTTAAGTTGGAGCCTTTGTTGGCATATCGGATACTAGAACCAAATCTGTTGTAGGTAATTGTATTTTCAAAAAATCGACTGAGGTCCGGATTTAGCTCTTGGGTGTCGCTTGACTCCACATCGTATACTTGCCGGTTGGTTTCGCTCTGTGACTGGCTGAAATTGTAGAAAGTCTCCCAAAAAAATATTTTTTTGATTGGTTCCACAAAGAGTAGGCTTGACTTGATCAAGTTGGAGCCATTCAGTGCCTGGTTCAATTGATCCAAGTTTCGGAAATAGGTATTTGGATCTGTGGAGTTCATGAGATCTACAACTGATTTTTGTATACCATTTTGGTCTGCCTTACTATAGGTGTCACTGATACTGGCTGCAAAGTTTCGTCCGTTTTTCTTGAATTTATGCCTATATATTGCTGTGCCCTGAAAGGCCCCTGACCATTTATCCGATTGGTTGTTCCTATCCATTTGGCTTTGCTCCGTACTGCTGCGAATCAGCTCTTGATGGCTGGCCAAGTAAGTCGTAAGTGAACTTAGCCTTCCTTTTACGTTAATGGTGATAGTATTGGCGCTGTCTAATTCGTTTTGAAAACGAAGATTTACCCGATGG
Protein-coding sequences here:
- a CDS encoding ligand-binding sensor domain-containing protein, whose translation is MKKHLRLFSWLMLLVFNTSCKDQVKNDQEKNQSNFQSNNSNTSNAPNSIVRNIVQDGKGNIWMATWEGVFRYDGKSFTNVTKQVSSARFFSVLEDSKGNMWFGSIGSGVYYFDGKDFQNFTTKEGLPNNEITSIYEDKAGNIWLGTNGGISLYNGKSFQNFILAEDNIVEDNTGKTVPDFTRPSNEVNSIIEDKTGKYWFATRGNTYLYNGKTFTIVSHKEKPFTNVRSIIQDKKGNIWLGGNDGLWRYDPSTSLRAGAGEFTNISKNFIGYIHEDEKGNIWTSSQTIEGSWVPTLYYSNTFLNKKPSATLINTKEIKILFGILAAKDGSIWFGSEGVYRYNRKTITDFRSK
- a CDS encoding outer membrane beta-barrel family protein gives rise to the protein MKLLISCLLLAFITFGSHAQSKLTIRGVVKDTTNMPLDYTSVLLLSPKDSALVAYTLTKENGVYQFKNVERQPLLIKATYMGYLPVQMELVLPETGDLEVEEIQLMPILQELYEVVVKAAKAPLMMRGDTLEYDASKFKVPPGATLEELLRKLPGIQIDKDGNIVAQGEQVQKVTVDGRRFFGGNTKMATQNLNAESVSKLQLFDDKSEQSKLTGVEDGVKEKTLNVELKEEARKGGFGKLSAALGTDGRWSGNASFNKFDKVNQFSVIGYGNNVNQSGLSWDDLQEFKGSGAFQFGDTGDFGFNGGGSNYFSFSGGDNEESFEIPFNNLNSGYSNNQAIGVNYNYLKDKKDFNSNYFYSRSDQALESFNSRTNFLQDNTSFTSTDQNSQNNMAGHHRVNLRFQNELDSANTITINVKGRLSSLTTYLASHQELIRSSTEQSQMDRNNQSDKWSGAFQGTAIYRHKFKKNGRNFAASISDTYSKADQNGIQKSVVDLMNSTDPNTYFRNLDQLNQALNGSNLIKSSLLFVEPIKKIFFWETFYNFSQSQSETNRQVYDVESSDTQELNPDLSRFFENTITYNRFGSSIRYANKGSNLSVGLAASNYRLNGQFSVLKDSEILGRVNKSYLNLTPNVTFYKTMKGNKRISAGYNMGVNPPNIADLQPYKDISNPLYIREGNPDLEPQVSHSFNTGYSMYDPVSFINLRVSFNSTFYQNQVVQNQTIDPETFVTTYKAGNVSGGQRFNPYLGFGFPIVKTKASAYLYANPSYTKSLALINSVETETQTSGNNFGVNFNLTPLEWFSLYTGSSFRLSKTKYEQNPSRNQDIINWSAYSNMNLKFPKDFYLDVKFNYNRYKNESFGFDQEVPILNAFVYKLLGKAKKWEVRLSAYDVFKQNQTISQYAGQNYVSTGRIETLSRYFLLGVTYNMRGIEVKKRR
- a CDS encoding GLPGLI family protein, with protein sequence MKLKCLKILILLLISTGLKAQNIVGEVEYRYRIFYDKIYSNLPHITEQEKDRILLTWSNPEGYSTRMKLQFWPEKSLYTFGEPYQVQSYSWQVKDYFIENNFEDQTYLKYMDQMGKTYIVRDSLNTPKWRVMNEIRDILGHMCMKAVSEDSIKGQKITAWFASDIPVPTGPEEQFGLPGLILAYDINDGMLIVEAEKITFGEPEEIISLPKRMRGREVSGTEYLDIAREFIQTSIESRRAWMWEIRY